The Hydrogenophaga crocea genome contains a region encoding:
- a CDS encoding CTP synthase, which yields MTKYVFVTGGVVSSLGKGIASASLAALLESRGLKVTLIKLDPYINVDPGTMSPFQHGEVFVTDDGAETDLDLGHYERFIETRMRKANNFTTGKIYQSVLEKERRGDYLGKTVQVIPHVTNEIQEFIRKGSGEGTADAVDVAIVEIGGTVGDIESLPFLEAVRQMSLRLGPNSSAFVHLSYVPWIAAAGELKTKPTQHTAQKLREIGIQADALLCRADRRIPDEERAKISLFSNVPEWGVISMWDVDTIYKVPRMLHEQGLDGLICDKLRLNTPPANLKRWDDLVHAVEHPKATVQIAMVGKYVDLSDSYKSLNEALRHAGLKNQAKAAISYIDSETITPANVAQVLGHFDAILVPGGFGKRGVEGKICAARFAREHKVPYLGICLGMQVATIEYARHVAGLKDANSTEFEADTPHPVIALITEWKNEDGSIQVRDANSDLGGTMRLGAQSSDVAKGTLAHSIYGDVVTERHRHRYEANVNYLDQLRAAGLVISALTQREQLTEIVELPQAVHPWYVGVQFHPEFKSTPWAGHPLFNAYVKAALVHQAQRQPSKAVA from the coding sequence GTCACCGGCGGTGTGGTGTCCTCCCTGGGCAAGGGCATTGCTTCTGCGTCGCTTGCCGCGCTTCTCGAATCGCGCGGCCTCAAAGTCACCCTCATCAAGCTCGACCCGTACATCAACGTGGACCCGGGCACCATGTCGCCGTTCCAGCACGGCGAGGTGTTCGTCACCGACGACGGCGCCGAGACCGACCTCGACCTGGGCCACTACGAGCGTTTCATCGAAACGCGCATGCGCAAGGCCAACAACTTCACCACCGGCAAGATCTACCAGTCGGTGCTCGAGAAGGAACGCCGCGGCGACTACCTCGGCAAGACCGTGCAGGTGATCCCGCACGTCACCAACGAGATCCAGGAATTCATCCGCAAGGGCTCGGGCGAAGGCACGGCCGACGCGGTCGACGTGGCCATCGTCGAGATCGGCGGCACCGTGGGCGACATCGAATCGCTGCCCTTCCTCGAGGCCGTGCGCCAGATGAGCCTGCGCCTGGGCCCCAACAGCTCGGCCTTCGTGCACCTGAGCTACGTGCCCTGGATCGCCGCCGCCGGCGAGCTCAAGACCAAGCCCACGCAGCACACCGCCCAGAAGCTGCGCGAGATCGGCATCCAGGCCGACGCCCTGCTCTGCCGCGCCGACCGCCGCATTCCCGACGAAGAGCGCGCCAAGATCAGCCTGTTCAGCAACGTGCCCGAATGGGGCGTGATCAGCATGTGGGACGTGGACACCATCTACAAGGTGCCGCGCATGCTGCACGAGCAGGGGCTCGACGGCCTGATCTGCGACAAGCTGCGCCTGAACACGCCGCCGGCCAACCTCAAGCGCTGGGACGACCTGGTGCACGCCGTGGAGCACCCCAAGGCCACGGTGCAGATCGCCATGGTCGGCAAGTACGTCGACCTGTCCGACAGCTACAAGTCGCTCAACGAGGCGCTGCGCCACGCGGGCCTGAAGAACCAGGCCAAAGCCGCCATTTCGTACATCGACTCGGAAACCATCACCCCCGCCAACGTGGCGCAAGTGCTGGGCCACTTCGACGCCATCCTCGTGCCCGGCGGCTTCGGCAAGCGCGGCGTCGAAGGCAAGATCTGCGCGGCGCGTTTCGCGCGCGAGCACAAGGTGCCCTACCTGGGCATCTGCCTGGGCATGCAGGTCGCCACCATCGAATACGCGCGGCACGTGGCCGGCCTCAAAGACGCCAACAGCACCGAATTCGAAGCCGACACGCCGCACCCCGTGATCGCCCTCATCACCGAGTGGAAGAACGAGGACGGCAGCATCCAGGTGCGCGACGCCAACTCCGACCTCGGCGGCACCATGCGCCTGGGCGCGCAGAGCTCCGACGTGGCCAAGGGCACGCTGGCGCACAGCATCTACGGCGACGTGGTGACCGAGCGCCACCGCCACCGCTACGAGGCCAACGTGAACTACCTCGATCAGCTGCGCGCGGCCGGCCTGGTGATTTCTGCACTCACGCAGCGCGAACAGCTCACCGAGATCGTCGAGCTGCCACAGGCGGTGCACCCCTGGTACGTGGGCGTGCAGTTCCACCCCGAATTCAAGTCCACGCCCTGGGCCGGCCACCCGCTGTTCAACGCCTACGTGAAGGCCGCGCTGGTGCACCAGGCCCAGCGCCAGCCGAGCAAGGCCGTGGCTTGA
- the eno gene encoding phosphopyruvate hydratase, translating into MSAIVDIVGREVLDSRGNPTVECDVLLESGVMGRAAVPSGASTGSREAIELRDGDKTRYLGKGVLKAVEHINTEISEAVLGLDASEQAFLDKTLIDLDGTENKSRLGANAMLAVSMAVARAAAEEAGLPLYRYFGGMSAVQMPVPMMNVINGGAHANNNLDLQELMIIPVGAPSFREALRWGAEVFHALKKILHDKGMSVAVGDEGGFAPNIDGHEAALQLLLDAISAAGYTPGEQIALGLDCASSEFYKDGKYHLEGEGLVLSAEEWTNVLATWCDKYPIVSIEDGMAEGDWDGWKVLTERLGQQVQLVGDDLFVTNTKILKEGIDKRIGNSILIKINQIGTLTETFAAIEMAKRAGYTAVISHRSGETEDNTIADIAVGTNAGQIKTGSLSRSDRMAKYNQLLRIEEDLGDVAVYPGRDAFYNLR; encoded by the coding sequence ATGAGTGCCATCGTTGACATCGTCGGCCGCGAAGTGCTGGACAGCCGCGGCAACCCCACCGTTGAATGCGACGTGCTGCTGGAAAGCGGCGTGATGGGCCGCGCCGCCGTGCCCTCGGGCGCGTCCACCGGCTCGCGCGAAGCCATCGAGCTGCGCGACGGCGACAAGACCCGCTACCTGGGCAAGGGCGTGCTCAAGGCGGTCGAGCACATCAACACCGAGATCAGCGAGGCCGTGCTGGGCCTGGACGCCTCCGAGCAGGCCTTCCTCGACAAGACCCTGATCGACCTCGACGGCACCGAGAACAAGAGCCGCCTGGGCGCCAACGCCATGCTGGCCGTGTCCATGGCCGTGGCCCGCGCCGCCGCCGAAGAAGCCGGCCTGCCGCTGTACCGCTACTTCGGCGGCATGAGCGCGGTGCAGATGCCGGTGCCGATGATGAACGTCATCAACGGCGGCGCGCACGCCAACAACAACCTCGACCTGCAGGAGCTCATGATCATTCCCGTGGGCGCGCCGAGCTTTCGCGAAGCGCTGCGCTGGGGCGCCGAGGTGTTCCACGCGCTCAAGAAAATCCTCCACGACAAGGGCATGAGCGTGGCCGTGGGCGACGAAGGCGGCTTCGCGCCCAACATCGACGGCCACGAAGCGGCGCTGCAGCTGCTGCTCGACGCCATCAGCGCCGCCGGCTACACGCCCGGCGAGCAGATCGCGCTCGGCCTCGACTGCGCCTCGAGCGAGTTCTACAAGGACGGCAAGTACCACCTCGAGGGCGAAGGCCTGGTGCTGTCCGCCGAGGAATGGACCAACGTGCTGGCCACCTGGTGCGACAAGTACCCGATCGTGAGCATCGAAGACGGCATGGCCGAAGGCGACTGGGACGGCTGGAAGGTGCTTACCGAGCGCCTGGGCCAGCAGGTGCAGCTGGTGGGCGACGACCTGTTCGTCACCAACACCAAGATCCTCAAGGAAGGCATCGACAAGCGCATCGGCAACTCGATCCTGATCAAGATCAACCAGATCGGCACGCTGACCGAGACCTTCGCCGCCATCGAGATGGCCAAGCGCGCGGGCTACACCGCGGTCATCAGCCACCGCAGCGGCGAGACCGAGGACAACACCATCGCCGACATCGCCGTGGGCACCAACGCCGGCCAGATCAAGACCGGCTCGCTCTCGCGCTCGGACCGCATGGCCAAGTACAACCAGCTGCTGCGCATCGAGGAAGACCTGGGCGACGTGGCCGTGTACCCGGGCCGCGACGCCTTCTACAACCTGCGCTGA
- a CDS encoding septum formation initiator family protein, translating into MANRLIPGLLVALLLVLHAQLWFGRGSVPQVKKLERELVAQQKANADAQQRNQQIASELRDLQEGLEMVEELARRELGMVKPNEIFVQIAR; encoded by the coding sequence GTGGCCAACCGCCTGATCCCCGGCCTGCTCGTGGCACTGTTGCTGGTGCTGCATGCACAGCTGTGGTTCGGGCGCGGCAGCGTGCCGCAGGTGAAGAAGCTCGAGCGCGAGCTCGTGGCCCAGCAAAAGGCCAACGCCGACGCGCAACAGCGCAACCAGCAGATCGCCAGCGAGCTGCGCGATCTGCAGGAAGGCCTGGAAATGGTCGAAGAGCTCGCGCGGCGCGAGCTGGGCATGGTCAAGCCCAACGAAATCTTCGTGCAGATCGCGCGCTGA
- a CDS encoding AAA family ATPase → MLSVALLGGESSGKSTLARQLHEALAAQGLATALVPEHLRAWCEAAGRAPLAHEQAAIAAEQTALIEQARAGVVIADTTALVVAAYSEHYFGDRSLWPEAIAAQRRIGLTLLMGLDLPWQSDGFFRESPAVREAIDALLRRELQAAGVAYQTIYGQGPQRLRAALAAVATALGRDLLPDDPALREGRGRWQCEACSDPECEHRLFRALIARRSG, encoded by the coding sequence ATGCTCAGCGTCGCGCTGCTCGGCGGCGAATCCAGCGGCAAGAGCACGCTGGCACGGCAGCTCCATGAGGCCCTGGCGGCGCAGGGGCTGGCCACGGCCCTGGTGCCCGAGCACCTGCGCGCCTGGTGCGAGGCCGCGGGCCGCGCGCCCCTGGCGCACGAGCAGGCGGCCATCGCGGCCGAACAGACCGCCCTCATCGAGCAGGCCCGCGCCGGCGTGGTCATCGCCGACACCACTGCCCTGGTGGTGGCGGCCTACAGCGAGCACTACTTCGGCGACCGCAGCCTCTGGCCCGAGGCGATCGCGGCGCAGCGGCGCATCGGCCTCACGCTGCTCATGGGCCTGGACCTGCCCTGGCAGAGCGACGGCTTCTTCCGTGAGAGCCCTGCGGTGCGCGAAGCCATCGACGCCCTGCTGCGGCGCGAGCTGCAGGCCGCGGGCGTGGCCTACCAGACCATCTACGGACAGGGCCCGCAGCGCCTGCGCGCCGCGCTCGCGGCGGTGGCCACGGCCCTGGGCCGCGACCTGTTGCCCGACGACCCGGCGCTGCGCGAGGGCAGGGGCCGCTGGCAGTGCGAGGCCTGCAGCGACCCCGAGTGCGAACACCGTCTGTTTCGCGCGCTCATCGCGCGCCGCAGCGGCTGA
- a CDS encoding Hsp33 family molecular chaperone HslO: protein MSELHKFVFEGLPVRGMLVRITDAWQEILQRREQAGGYPAAVTELLGEMTAAATLMQANIKFNGALVMQIQGDGPVKLAVAEIQPDLRLRATATVTGEVADDAPLSHMVNVNNQGRCAITLDPKDRQPGQQPYQGVVPLFGDRHEKLEKLSEVIEHYMLQSEQLDTRLVLAANDQMAAGLLIQRLPLQGEANLAGQSTQRDEDQIGRNEDYNRIAILASSLKREELLTLDAETILRRLFWEEDLRRFEPLHGNTGPRFACTCSRERVGNMLRSLGRDEVESIIEEQGGVQVNCEFCGAGYAFDPVDAAQIFLQAQNQPPGSDQQH from the coding sequence GTGTCCGAGCTCCACAAATTCGTGTTCGAAGGCCTGCCCGTGCGGGGCATGCTGGTGCGCATCACCGACGCCTGGCAGGAGATCCTGCAGCGCCGTGAGCAGGCCGGCGGCTACCCGGCGGCCGTGACCGAGCTGCTCGGCGAGATGACGGCCGCGGCCACGTTGATGCAGGCCAACATCAAGTTCAACGGCGCGCTGGTCATGCAGATCCAGGGCGACGGCCCGGTGAAGCTCGCGGTGGCCGAGATCCAGCCCGACCTGCGGCTGCGCGCCACCGCCACCGTGACCGGCGAGGTGGCCGACGACGCGCCGCTGTCGCACATGGTCAACGTGAACAACCAGGGCCGCTGCGCGATCACGCTCGACCCCAAGGACCGCCAGCCCGGCCAGCAGCCCTACCAGGGCGTGGTGCCGCTGTTCGGCGACCGCCACGAAAAGCTCGAGAAGCTCAGCGAGGTGATCGAGCACTACATGCTGCAGAGCGAGCAGCTCGACACCCGGCTGGTGCTGGCCGCCAACGACCAGATGGCCGCGGGCCTGCTGATCCAGCGCCTGCCGCTGCAGGGCGAGGCCAACCTCGCGGGCCAGTCGACCCAGCGCGACGAGGACCAGATCGGCCGCAACGAGGACTACAACCGCATCGCCATCCTCGCCTCCAGCCTCAAGCGCGAAGAGCTGCTCACGCTCGACGCCGAGACCATCCTGCGGCGCCTGTTCTGGGAAGAAGACCTGCGCCGCTTCGAACCGCTGCACGGCAACACGGGGCCGCGCTTTGCCTGCACCTGTTCGCGCGAGCGCGTGGGCAACATGCTGCGCTCGCTCGGCCGCGACGAGGTCGAGTCCATCATCGAGGAGCAGGGCGGCGTGCAGGTGAACTGCGAGTTCTGCGGTGCGGGCTACGCCTTCGACCCGGTGGACGCTGCGCAGATCTTCCTGCAGGCGCAGAACCAGCCGCCCGGCAGCGACCAGCAGCACTGA
- a CDS encoding gamma carbonic anhydrase family protein, producing MALYELDGVAPQVADSAWVADSAQVMGNVQLAEGSSVWFGAVLRGDTETITVGKHSNVQDGTVMHADYGFPLVVGERVTIGHQVMLHGCQIGDETLIGIGATVLNGAKIGKNCLVGARALVTEGKEFPDGSMILGSPAKVVRQLTPEQIEGLRRSAAHYVENAERYRKGLKKTG from the coding sequence ATGGCCTTGTACGAACTCGATGGCGTTGCCCCGCAAGTGGCCGATTCGGCCTGGGTGGCCGACAGCGCCCAGGTGATGGGCAACGTGCAGCTCGCCGAAGGCAGCAGCGTGTGGTTCGGCGCCGTGCTGCGTGGCGACACCGAGACCATCACCGTGGGCAAGCACAGCAATGTGCAGGACGGCACCGTGATGCACGCCGATTACGGCTTTCCGCTGGTGGTGGGCGAGCGCGTGACCATCGGCCACCAGGTGATGCTGCACGGCTGCCAGATCGGCGACGAGACGCTGATCGGCATCGGCGCCACCGTGCTCAACGGCGCGAAGATCGGCAAGAACTGCCTGGTGGGCGCCCGTGCCCTGGTCACCGAGGGCAAGGAATTCCCCGACGGCTCCATGATCCTGGGCAGCCCCGCGAAGGTCGTGCGCCAGCTCACGCCCGAGCAGATCGAGGGCCTGCGCCGCAGCGCCGCCCACTACGTTGAAAACGCCGAGCGTTACCGCAAAGGCTTGAAAAAGACCGGCTGA
- a CDS encoding ferritin-like domain-containing protein → MPPTPSLRREALAALCTAEPADKAARTHALWQRWRALGADDAAAWDTASDLVPDPAQPLPGRPERPVLVAPHAVAQRSPFTREGLAALVHAIAHIEFNAINLALDAVWRFAAMPTDFYRQWLQVAHEEATHFGLLSEQLQALGHAYGDFPAHNGLWEMCVKTQHDVTARMALVPRTLEARGLDATPLIQARLKQVNTPEARRVVEILDRILRDEIGHVAVGNRWYAWLCERQGLAPVAHYRQLARLHAAPRLRGPFNLEARRSAGFSEAELAELEGAPAERTG, encoded by the coding sequence ATGCCCCCCACCCCATCGCTGCGCCGCGAGGCCCTGGCTGCGCTGTGCACCGCCGAACCGGCCGACAAGGCCGCGCGCACGCACGCGCTCTGGCAGCGCTGGCGCGCCCTGGGCGCCGACGACGCCGCGGCCTGGGACACCGCCAGCGACCTCGTGCCCGACCCCGCCCAGCCCCTGCCCGGCCGGCCCGAACGGCCGGTGCTGGTGGCGCCGCACGCGGTGGCGCAGCGATCGCCGTTCACGCGCGAAGGCCTGGCCGCGCTGGTGCACGCCATCGCGCACATCGAATTCAACGCCATCAACCTGGCCCTCGACGCGGTCTGGCGCTTCGCCGCCATGCCCACCGATTTCTACCGCCAGTGGCTGCAGGTGGCGCACGAAGAGGCCACGCACTTCGGCCTGCTGAGCGAGCAGTTGCAGGCCCTGGGCCACGCCTACGGCGACTTCCCCGCGCACAACGGCCTGTGGGAAATGTGCGTGAAGACGCAGCACGACGTGACCGCGCGCATGGCCCTGGTGCCGCGCACATTGGAAGCGCGCGGGCTCGACGCCACGCCGCTGATCCAGGCGCGCCTGAAGCAGGTGAACACGCCCGAGGCGCGTCGCGTGGTGGAGATCCTCGACCGGATCCTGCGCGACGAGATCGGCCACGTCGCCGTGGGCAACCGCTGGTACGCCTGGTTGTGCGAACGCCAGGGCCTGGCGCCGGTGGCGCACTACCGGCAGCTCGCGCGGCTGCATGCCGCGCCGCGCCTGCGCGGGCCCTTCAACCTCGAGGCCCGGCGCTCGGCCGGCTTCAGCGAGGCCGAGCTCGCGGAGCTGGAGGGCGCGCCGGCCGAGCGGACCGGGTAA
- a CDS encoding sensor histidine kinase, whose translation MTNRRIELDDYLGQAFHRIPVAMIVVNQRGEITRVNQLAETTFGYDAPELIGRPVEVLIPTRFRAAHPGYRQGFLAETTARPMGLGRDLSGLRKDGSEFPVEIGINPVETGEGTMILSVILDLSERKQAEKRIQDALTQKDLLLREVHHRVKNNLQVIHSLLDLQALKLSDNEVVEVLRDSQNRIRSMSLIHQTLYQSRNFARVDFQRFLDDLLPSLTESYRSVAGKVDIVVDAHKVQLPINEAIPCGLVINELVSNALKHGFAQGRSGRIEVSIQQLAERQVELSVSNDGEPIAADLNLEHTPSLGLQLVQLLARQLNGSLQVQRAAPTRFTLRFALGGDT comes from the coding sequence ATGACCAACAGACGCATAGAGCTCGATGACTACCTGGGGCAGGCCTTCCACCGCATCCCGGTGGCCATGATCGTGGTGAACCAGCGTGGCGAGATCACGCGGGTCAACCAGCTGGCCGAAACCACCTTCGGCTACGACGCGCCCGAGCTCATCGGGCGCCCGGTCGAGGTGCTGATCCCCACGCGCTTTCGCGCGGCGCACCCGGGCTACCGCCAGGGCTTCCTCGCCGAAACCACGGCGCGCCCCATGGGCCTGGGCCGCGACCTCAGCGGCCTGCGCAAGGACGGCAGCGAATTCCCGGTCGAGATCGGCATCAACCCGGTGGAGACCGGCGAAGGCACCATGATCCTGTCGGTGATCCTGGACCTGTCGGAGCGCAAGCAGGCCGAAAAGCGCATCCAGGACGCGCTCACGCAGAAAGACCTGCTGCTGCGCGAGGTGCACCACCGCGTGAAGAACAACCTGCAGGTGATCCACAGCCTGCTCGACCTGCAGGCGCTCAAGCTGAGCGACAACGAGGTGGTGGAGGTGCTGCGCGACAGCCAGAACCGCATCCGCTCGATGTCGCTGATCCACCAGACGCTCTACCAGTCGCGCAACTTCGCGCGCGTGGACTTCCAGCGCTTCCTCGACGACCTGCTGCCCAGCCTCACCGAGTCGTACCGCTCGGTGGCCGGCAAGGTCGACATCGTCGTCGACGCGCACAAGGTGCAGCTGCCCATCAACGAGGCCATTCCCTGCGGTCTGGTGATCAACGAGCTGGTGAGCAATGCGCTCAAGCACGGCTTCGCCCAGGGGCGCAGCGGCCGCATCGAGGTCTCCATCCAGCAGCTTGCCGAGCGCCAGGTCGAGCTCTCGGTGAGCAACGACGGCGAACCCATCGCCGCCGACCTGAACCTTGAACACACGCCCTCGCTCGGCCTGCAGCTGGTGCAGCTGCTGGCGCGTCAGCTCAATGGCAGCCTGCAGGTGCAGCGGGCCGCGCCCACGCGGTTCACGCTGCGCTTTGCACTCGGAGGCGACACATGA
- a CDS encoding sensor histidine kinase — translation MSAQPKILIVEDEGIVAFNLQQRLQQMGYQVTGLAESGNEGLSLVSSQRPDLVLMDIHIKGEMDGIELARMLTRDHALPIIYLTAYSEDTTLERARQTQPYGYLIKPFSERELHATIQMALERHQVQTALRDSQQLLSQALEAALMGTIEIDLAQDTVRMNGAPGATLGFVPGQAQTVDAFLARLSAADREQMREDLRPGVNRRHVLSLVSTEGLEHWLQIDVTTTDDGRMRGVVQDVSARERARLTMLRTNEQLEERVAERTAELRQHVQELEAFSHTAAHDLRSPIRAIAGLGEILMEMHGEQLGDDGRQMLDRMRQAARRMGELIEALLGLSKLSRAPLHPQPVDLAVMAREIGEALRQAEPGRAVDFDTPDSLMATADPALIRSVLDNLLRNAWKFSRERERAHIRFSAEEQDGEPVYAVSDNGCGFDMKHGAQLFSPFFRLHSEQTYGGTGLGLSIAQRIVGRHGGRIWAEGRPGEGATIRFTLGA, via the coding sequence ATGAGCGCGCAACCCAAGATCCTCATCGTCGAGGACGAAGGCATCGTCGCCTTCAACCTGCAGCAGCGCTTGCAGCAGATGGGCTACCAGGTCACCGGCCTGGCCGAATCGGGCAACGAAGGCCTGTCGCTGGTCTCGAGCCAGCGGCCCGACCTGGTGCTCATGGACATCCACATCAAGGGCGAGATGGACGGCATCGAGCTCGCGCGCATGCTCACGCGCGACCACGCGCTGCCCATCATCTACCTCACCGCCTACTCGGAAGACACCACGCTGGAGCGCGCGCGCCAGACACAGCCCTACGGCTACCTCATCAAGCCGTTCTCCGAACGCGAGCTGCACGCCACCATCCAGATGGCGCTCGAACGCCACCAGGTGCAGACCGCGCTCAGGGACAGCCAGCAGCTGCTGAGCCAGGCGCTCGAGGCCGCGCTGATGGGCACGATCGAGATCGACCTGGCGCAAGACACCGTGCGCATGAACGGCGCGCCCGGCGCCACGCTGGGCTTCGTGCCCGGTCAGGCCCAAACCGTCGACGCCTTCCTGGCCAGGCTGAGCGCCGCCGACCGCGAGCAGATGCGCGAAGACCTGCGCCCCGGCGTGAACCGGCGCCACGTGCTCAGCCTGGTGAGCACCGAAGGCCTCGAACACTGGCTGCAGATCGACGTCACCACCACCGACGACGGCCGCATGCGTGGTGTGGTGCAGGACGTGAGCGCGCGCGAGCGCGCGCGCCTGACCATGCTGCGCACCAACGAACAGCTCGAAGAGCGCGTGGCCGAGCGCACCGCCGAACTGCGCCAGCACGTGCAGGAACTCGAGGCCTTCAGCCACACCGCCGCGCACGACCTGCGCTCGCCGATCCGCGCCATTGCGGGCCTGGGCGAGATCCTCATGGAGATGCACGGCGAGCAGCTTGGCGACGACGGCCGCCAGATGCTCGACCGCATGCGCCAGGCCGCGCGGCGCATGGGCGAACTCATCGAGGCCTTGCTCGGCCTGTCCAAGCTGTCGCGCGCGCCGCTGCACCCGCAGCCCGTGGACCTGGCCGTGATGGCGCGCGAGATCGGCGAGGCCTTGCGCCAGGCCGAGCCGGGCCGGGCGGTCGACTTCGACACACCCGACTCGCTGATGGCCACCGCCGACCCGGCACTGATCCGCAGCGTGCTCGACAACCTGTTGCGCAACGCCTGGAAGTTCAGCCGCGAGCGCGAACGCGCCCACATCCGCTTCAGTGCCGAGGAGCAGGACGGCGAGCCGGTCTACGCGGTGAGCGACAACGGCTGCGGCTTCGACATGAAGCACGGTGCGCAGCTCTTCAGCCCCTTCTTCCGCCTGCACAGCGAACAGACCTATGGCGGCACCGGCCTGGGCCTGAGCATCGCGCAGCGCATCGTGGGCCGGCACGGCGGCCGCATCTGGGCCGAAGGCCGGCCGGGCGAAGGCGCCACGATCCGTTTCACCCTCGGCGCGTGA
- a CDS encoding DUF1439 domain-containing protein, whose protein sequence is MRRRHLFFALGALIGVPTAAHAGDADADSGKPPGYAVSTAQLQQMVAQRFPLRYPVHGVLNLDVQAPRLQMLPEQNRLRAAMAVEVAGPLLSRVHPGSFDVDFALRYEASDRTVRAHQLRLARLNFPNMQPPAQELLNTYAPAVAERALQEVVLHQLQPSDLRAIDAMGMQPGPITVTKDGLVIALVLKPL, encoded by the coding sequence ATGCGACGCAGACACCTCTTCTTCGCCCTGGGCGCCCTGATCGGCGTGCCCACCGCCGCGCACGCGGGCGACGCCGACGCCGACAGCGGCAAGCCGCCCGGTTACGCGGTGAGCACCGCGCAATTGCAGCAGATGGTGGCGCAGCGTTTCCCGCTGCGCTACCCGGTGCACGGCGTGCTCAATCTCGACGTGCAGGCCCCGCGCCTGCAGATGCTGCCCGAGCAGAACCGCCTGCGCGCCGCGATGGCGGTGGAGGTGGCGGGCCCGCTGCTCTCGCGCGTGCACCCGGGCAGCTTCGACGTGGACTTTGCGCTGCGCTACGAGGCCAGCGACCGCACCGTGCGCGCCCACCAGCTGCGCCTGGCGCGGCTGAACTTCCCCAACATGCAGCCGCCCGCGCAGGAGCTGCTCAACACCTACGCCCCCGCCGTGGCCGAGCGCGCGCTGCAGGAAGTGGTGCTGCACCAGCTGCAGCCGTCCGACCTGCGCGCCATCGACGCCATGGGCATGCAGCCCGGGCCGATCACGGTCACGAAAGACGGGCTGGTGATCGCGCTGGTGCTCAAGCCGCTGTGA
- the xerD gene encoding site-specific tyrosine recombinase XerD has translation MPDAPAGSEHASLSAFIDSLWLEEGLSRNTLDAYRRDLALFAQWLGERGTALPAAQESDIQAYFAARHAATRATTANRRLTVFKRFFRWALREHLIATDPTLRLLPARQPLRVPKTLSEAQVEALLAAPDAATPLGLRDRAMLELMYASGLRVSELVTLKTWHVGLSEHVLRITGKGNKERLVPFGAVAGQWLQRYLGEGRPAILQGQSSEDLFVTSRGARAGEAMSRVMFWQLVKKYAVQAGITAPLSPHTLRHAFATHLLNHGADLRAVQMLLGHADISTTTIYTHVARERLKSVVAQHHPRG, from the coding sequence ATGCCCGACGCCCCCGCCGGCAGCGAACACGCGTCGCTGTCGGCCTTCATCGACAGCCTCTGGCTCGAAGAAGGCCTGTCGCGCAACACGCTCGACGCCTACCGCCGCGACCTCGCGCTCTTCGCCCAGTGGCTGGGCGAACGCGGCACGGCCCTGCCCGCCGCGCAGGAAAGCGACATCCAGGCCTACTTCGCCGCGCGCCACGCGGCCACGCGCGCCACCACGGCCAACCGCCGGCTCACGGTGTTCAAGCGCTTTTTCCGCTGGGCCCTGCGCGAGCACCTGATCGCCACCGACCCCACGCTGCGCCTGCTGCCTGCGCGCCAGCCGCTGCGCGTGCCCAAGACGCTGAGCGAGGCCCAGGTCGAGGCCTTGCTCGCCGCGCCCGACGCGGCCACGCCGCTGGGCCTGCGCGACCGCGCCATGCTCGAACTGATGTACGCAAGCGGATTGCGCGTGAGCGAATTGGTCACGCTCAAGACCTGGCACGTGGGCCTGAGCGAACACGTGCTGCGCATCACCGGCAAGGGCAACAAGGAGCGACTGGTGCCCTTCGGCGCGGTGGCGGGGCAGTGGCTGCAGCGCTACCTGGGCGAGGGCCGGCCCGCGATCCTGCAGGGCCAGTCGAGCGAAGACCTGTTCGTCACCTCGCGCGGCGCGCGCGCGGGCGAGGCCATGTCGCGCGTGATGTTCTGGCAGCTCGTGAAGAAGTACGCCGTGCAGGCCGGCATCACCGCGCCGCTGTCGCCGCATACCCTGCGCCACGCCTTCGCCACCCATTTGCTCAACCACGGCGCCGACCTGCGCGCCGTGCAGATGCTGCTCGGCCACGCCGACATCTCGACCACCACGATCTATACCCACGTGGCGCGCGAGCGGCTCAAGAGCGTGGTGGCGCAGCACCACCCGCGGGGCTAG